The following proteins are encoded in a genomic region of Cyclonatronum proteinivorum:
- a CDS encoding ATP-binding protein — MDYLFEISERLIAHASTDIQRPQLQKLSQGGRMIGLKGARGVGKSTLLLQFAKSFLRDKKKLYISLDDIAFADQRLTDFADTFVKLGGECLLLDEVHSYKGWARELKNIYDRYPGLQVLFTGSSMLQLSDGLPELSRRAVIHDLPALSFREYLLFETGISFELLSLEDILRDHQRLSKEIWQEIRPLQHFEAYLKGGCYPYFFENPETYDIRLRETVIRVIESDLLITTGISPSSMEKIKQLLYIISHSVPFKPNIDKLAERMQIGKNNLKAYFRYLDMAGITRSLFSAKKGISLLTKPEKVYLAHPNLMHSLNPGQVNAGTQRESFFLSQLAPLHTVTEPDKADFRVDDHYLFEIGGKNETPAQIKGESNAYLAVDGIETGFGNRIPLWLFGFLY; from the coding sequence ATGGATTACCTGTTTGAAATTTCGGAGCGGCTGATCGCGCATGCATCTACCGACATTCAGCGCCCGCAACTGCAGAAGCTCTCACAGGGCGGGCGGATGATCGGCCTCAAAGGGGCGCGCGGTGTTGGGAAATCGACGCTGCTGCTTCAGTTTGCCAAGTCATTCCTGCGTGATAAAAAAAAGCTATACATCAGCCTTGATGACATCGCCTTTGCAGATCAGCGGCTTACAGATTTTGCCGACACTTTTGTAAAACTTGGGGGCGAGTGCCTGCTTTTAGATGAAGTACACAGCTACAAAGGATGGGCGCGGGAGCTGAAAAACATCTATGACCGCTATCCCGGTTTACAGGTGCTGTTTACCGGGTCTTCCATGCTGCAACTCAGCGACGGGCTGCCCGAACTGTCGAGGCGTGCCGTGATTCATGATCTGCCTGCGTTGTCATTCCGGGAATATCTCCTGTTCGAAACGGGAATATCTTTCGAGCTGCTAAGTCTTGAAGACATCCTGCGCGACCATCAGCGTCTTTCAAAAGAAATCTGGCAGGAGATCAGGCCACTTCAGCATTTCGAAGCCTACCTGAAAGGCGGGTGCTATCCCTACTTTTTTGAAAACCCGGAAACCTACGACATCCGCCTGCGCGAAACGGTAATCCGGGTGATTGAATCTGACTTGCTGATTACCACCGGAATCAGCCCGTCAAGCATGGAGAAAATAAAACAGCTGCTGTACATCATCAGCCACAGCGTGCCGTTCAAGCCGAATATTGACAAGCTTGCTGAACGCATGCAGATCGGGAAAAACAATCTGAAGGCCTACTTCCGCTATCTCGATATGGCCGGAATTACCCGATCGCTCTTTAGTGCGAAAAAAGGCATCAGTTTGCTGACCAAGCCCGAAAAAGTTTATCTCGCACATCCCAACCTTATGCACAGTCTGAACCCGGGACAGGTCAATGCAGGTACACAGCGGGAATCTTTTTTTCTGAGTCAGCTCGCTCCGCTTCACACGGTTACCGAACCGGACAAAGCTGATTTTCGGGTTGATGACCACTACCTGTTTGAAATCGGCGGCAAAAACGAAACCCCTGCACAAATTAAAGGGGAGTCCAACGCCTACCTTGCGGTTGACGGCATAGAAACCGGCTTCGGGAACCGCATTCCGCTTTGGCTGTTCGGGTTTTTGTACTGA
- a CDS encoding Type 1 glutamine amidotransferase-like domain-containing protein: MMTIGLHPASRHQPASVRTSLFLFFLGMMVTLLVPAQEAEGQGYVMLAGGGAESAASGSWSNEPYGWFAQRATAVGEGRIVVLSNSDTSVWLPNYFTNLGATEVVNLTITGNTEAQILAALNGAGGVFLKGGDQRHYIDAWRGGAVEAAIRAVFDSGGVIGGTSAGAMVAGAYFTRGGTTSSQLLRNPWAGQDTMQENFLDLLPNTIIDTHYFERGRPGRLLSKMAFIVTEMGASGITGVGIDDKTAVMIFPDGRLRVSGTGGVHVLRSTPQTVFDAQPNQDLGLTGLAAHQLTHGFEIGLETGELLAQPDDAQTVEAFTGTGPDLTMHFRRTAWNSTYLNARADDSLRILLDSGEVSTNALLSHSVPVEVVPFDETLTEDPAWLESLFAGDRLFLNISPEEWLQLSSSEPFRMLTDGASTELELLTRHLPVMGEGYATNLTANGFIAYDGRMTVRPGSGFLPGTISVDSTYANQTFAENFASAPGWLMHSYQAHVALSGTRFTQLSYERGELRFDNTQVSTIIMDAREGYLTSASPFVASNASNRTRNSAAVSHGLMHVIPAGGSWQLYETEPVSIPAPAPELPAGFAIERVYPNPFNPATTILIRAESAADGFIEVFNVAGQRVYSRNLLLQQGMTPHSLNLSHQSSGVYLVRVTASGTTQQARITLVR, translated from the coding sequence ATGATGACTATCGGCCTCCATCCCGCTTCCCGCCATCAACCGGCTTCCGTTCGTACTTCGCTGTTTTTATTTTTTTTGGGGATGATGGTGACGCTGCTCGTTCCGGCACAGGAGGCCGAAGGGCAGGGGTATGTAATGCTGGCCGGTGGCGGTGCGGAAAGTGCGGCGTCCGGGAGCTGGAGCAATGAGCCCTACGGATGGTTCGCACAGCGCGCAACCGCGGTCGGGGAAGGCCGGATCGTCGTGCTTTCAAACAGCGATACCTCTGTTTGGCTGCCAAACTATTTCACGAACCTTGGTGCGACGGAAGTTGTGAACCTCACCATTACCGGTAACACGGAAGCGCAGATTCTGGCCGCACTCAACGGCGCGGGCGGTGTTTTCCTGAAGGGCGGAGATCAGCGGCACTACATCGATGCCTGGCGGGGCGGAGCGGTTGAAGCCGCGATTCGCGCCGTATTCGACAGCGGGGGCGTAATTGGCGGCACGAGCGCAGGGGCAATGGTTGCCGGAGCGTACTTTACCAGGGGCGGCACGACCTCTTCACAGCTGCTACGCAATCCCTGGGCGGGTCAGGATACCATGCAGGAAAACTTTCTCGACCTGCTGCCCAACACCATCATTGATACGCACTATTTTGAGCGGGGGCGTCCGGGCCGTCTGCTGAGCAAAATGGCGTTCATCGTTACCGAAATGGGCGCCTCCGGGATCACGGGGGTTGGCATTGATGACAAAACCGCGGTTATGATTTTCCCGGACGGACGCCTGCGCGTGAGCGGCACCGGGGGCGTACACGTGCTCCGCAGCACACCGCAGACCGTATTTGACGCGCAGCCCAATCAGGATCTCGGCCTCACCGGACTCGCCGCGCATCAGCTCACGCACGGCTTCGAGATCGGGCTCGAGACCGGTGAACTGCTCGCACAGCCGGATGATGCGCAAACGGTGGAAGCTTTCACAGGCACCGGCCCTGACCTCACAATGCACTTCCGCCGCACTGCATGGAATTCGACCTACCTCAATGCCCGCGCAGACGACAGCCTCCGCATCCTGCTCGACAGCGGCGAAGTGAGCACCAACGCCCTGCTCAGTCACAGTGTACCGGTAGAAGTCGTCCCGTTCGACGAAACCCTGACCGAAGATCCGGCTTGGCTGGAGAGCCTGTTCGCCGGTGACCGGCTTTTCCTGAACATAAGCCCGGAAGAGTGGCTTCAGCTCAGTAGTTCGGAACCTTTTCGTATGCTAACCGACGGCGCAAGTACCGAACTTGAGCTGCTCACCCGGCATCTGCCGGTCATGGGGGAAGGGTACGCAACCAATCTCACGGCAAACGGCTTCATCGCCTATGACGGGAGAATGACGGTCCGCCCTGGTTCAGGTTTTCTTCCGGGAACAATCAGCGTGGACAGCACTTACGCTAACCAAACTTTTGCAGAAAACTTTGCAAGTGCGCCCGGCTGGCTGATGCACAGCTATCAGGCGCATGTTGCTCTCAGCGGTACACGCTTCACGCAGCTCAGCTATGAACGCGGCGAACTGCGCTTCGATAATACGCAGGTTTCGACCATCATCATGGATGCCCGCGAAGGATACCTGACGTCAGCAAGCCCGTTTGTGGCCTCGAACGCAAGCAACCGCACGCGGAATTCGGCAGCGGTCAGTCACGGGCTTATGCATGTGATTCCTGCCGGGGGAAGCTGGCAGCTGTACGAGACGGAACCGGTGAGCATTCCTGCGCCCGCGCCTGAGCTTCCCGCCGGCTTCGCGATCGAGCGGGTTTACCCGAACCCCTTTAATCCGGCTACCACGATTTTAATCCGCGCTGAGTCCGCTGCGGATGGATTCATTGAAGTGTTCAATGTTGCGGGTCAGCGGGTGTACAGCCGCAACCTGCTGCTTCAGCAAGGCATGACCCCTCACAGTCTTAACCTGAGCCACCAAAGTAGCGGCGTGTACCTGGTGCGCGTAACGGCCTCGGGCACAACACAACAGGCAAGGATTACTCTGGTGCGGTGA
- the era gene encoding GTPase Era, with protein MSETDGTIPGLIPTPEKGYKSGYVTIMGKPNAGKSTFLNAILGTKLSIISPKVQTTRHRITGIHSDERGQIVFLDTPGFLEPRYGLHEKMMHAVRRSVEDADLILFILDPGDVPTEEDLAWFATYRKKPVLLMVNKSDRYDEAAVRRAAEQIEPLLAVRETRAISALKLDGLPELIDQIFGMLPEGPPFFPPDQLSEHPERFFVSELIREQLFYQYRAEIPYSCAVNIISFDVEPAITRIDAEIVVSRSSQKGIVIGKGGAALKKLGTEARKEIERFLDTKVYLNIFVKVREKWRDNETFLRSYGYNS; from the coding sequence ATGAGCGAAACTGACGGCACCATTCCCGGCCTCATCCCGACGCCAGAAAAAGGCTACAAATCGGGCTACGTCACCATCATGGGCAAGCCCAACGCGGGCAAATCCACTTTCCTGAATGCCATTCTCGGCACCAAGCTTTCCATCATTTCGCCCAAGGTGCAAACGACGCGGCACCGCATCACCGGTATCCACAGCGATGAGCGCGGGCAGATTGTTTTTCTCGACACGCCCGGTTTTCTGGAGCCCCGCTACGGACTTCACGAAAAGATGATGCATGCCGTGCGCCGTTCCGTTGAAGACGCTGACCTCATCCTCTTTATTCTGGACCCGGGAGATGTGCCCACCGAAGAAGATCTCGCCTGGTTCGCCACCTACCGGAAAAAGCCTGTTCTGCTCATGGTCAACAAATCAGACCGCTACGACGAAGCCGCTGTGCGTCGGGCTGCAGAACAGATTGAGCCGCTGCTTGCCGTTCGTGAAACCCGCGCAATTTCTGCGCTCAAACTCGACGGACTTCCCGAGCTCATCGATCAGATTTTCGGTATGCTTCCTGAAGGCCCGCCCTTCTTTCCGCCCGATCAGCTCAGCGAGCATCCCGAACGCTTTTTTGTCTCGGAACTCATCCGTGAACAGCTCTTTTATCAGTACCGGGCCGAAATCCCCTACTCCTGCGCGGTCAATATCATCAGTTTCGATGTGGAACCCGCCATCACCCGCATCGACGCCGAAATTGTTGTGAGCCGGAGTAGTCAGAAGGGAATCGTGATTGGCAAGGGCGGCGCGGCGCTCAAAAAGCTCGGTACCGAAGCCCGCAAAGAAATCGAGCGCTTTCTCGACACCAAAGTGTATCTCAACATTTTTGTGAAGGTCCGCGAGAAATGGCGCGACAACGAAACCTTCCTCCGCAGCTACGGCTACAATTCCTAA
- a CDS encoding pyridoxine 5'-phosphate synthase produces the protein MIKLLVNVDHVATLRNARSEGYPDPVEAARICEANGAAGIVFHLREDRRHIKDDDAWGLHKAVQGLLDFEMGATDEMLGICCRMKPHLCTLVPEKREEITTEGGLNMPLIMEDYRTRVLPKLAEAGVPVSLFVEPSVRDMELCAELGVPVVELHTGTYANASEADRPRELRRLREAAERAHSLGIQVNAGHGLGFSNIRPFLEEVPHLAEISIGHALMADALMRGLPTSVSEMVALINEYNA, from the coding sequence ATGATTAAACTTTTGGTAAATGTTGACCACGTAGCAACCCTCCGGAATGCACGCTCAGAAGGCTACCCCGACCCCGTCGAAGCCGCCCGCATTTGTGAAGCCAACGGCGCAGCGGGCATCGTTTTTCACCTGCGGGAAGACCGCCGGCACATCAAAGACGACGACGCATGGGGCCTGCATAAAGCCGTTCAGGGGCTGCTCGATTTTGAAATGGGGGCCACCGACGAAATGCTCGGTATCTGCTGCCGCATGAAGCCGCATCTCTGCACCCTCGTGCCTGAAAAACGGGAAGAAATCACCACCGAAGGCGGCCTGAATATGCCGCTCATTATGGAAGACTACCGCACACGTGTGCTGCCCAAACTGGCAGAAGCCGGCGTTCCGGTGAGCCTGTTCGTAGAGCCTTCCGTGCGCGACATGGAGCTTTGCGCCGAACTCGGCGTACCCGTCGTTGAGCTGCACACCGGCACCTACGCCAACGCCTCCGAAGCGGACCGTCCCCGCGAACTCCGCCGCCTGCGTGAAGCCGCTGAGCGAGCGCACAGCCTGGGCATTCAGGTCAACGCCGGCCACGGACTCGGATTCAGCAACATCCGCCCCTTCCTTGAAGAAGTGCCGCACCTGGCGGAAATCAGTATCGGTCATGCCCTCATGGCCGACGCCCTTATGCGCGGCCTCCCGACCTCGGTGAGTGAAATGGTCGCCCTCATCAACGAATACAACGCCTGA
- a CDS encoding DUF4276 family protein → MVNITIYVEGGRVDGDQSAETVSNNALFREGFHRLFSQVLDEDSFNLIIQPIGSVTRAKKYLRKATWSREPALVLIDLDGPPQLRTERLSRFQGLNTTLIFFMIQEMEAWIISQTEVIESYARARWLIRKHPEQRLRDDTLLAGRDPQQLDKPSDRLNNLFRKYFRAVRQRGGERTEKLRSYSKTKDGPVLIGMLNLTQLTDTFGDAAALIRKVQSIQREHLADQTG, encoded by the coding sequence ATGGTAAACATCACCATTTATGTGGAAGGCGGCCGGGTTGACGGCGATCAGTCGGCAGAAACCGTCTCCAACAATGCGCTGTTCAGGGAAGGCTTCCACCGGCTGTTCAGTCAGGTTCTTGATGAAGACAGCTTCAACCTCATTATTCAGCCCATTGGGTCCGTAACGCGGGCTAAAAAGTACCTGCGGAAAGCAACATGGAGCCGCGAACCGGCCCTTGTGCTGATTGATCTTGACGGACCGCCGCAGCTTCGCACCGAGCGCCTCAGCCGCTTTCAGGGCCTCAATACCACCCTGATTTTCTTCATGATTCAGGAAATGGAAGCCTGGATTATCTCCCAAACGGAAGTCATTGAATCCTACGCCCGCGCCCGCTGGCTGATTCGCAAACACCCGGAACAGCGGCTGCGCGACGACACCCTGCTTGCCGGGCGCGATCCGCAGCAACTCGACAAGCCCTCCGACCGCCTCAACAACCTGTTCCGGAAATACTTCCGGGCGGTACGGCAGCGCGGCGGCGAGCGCACGGAAAAGCTTCGCAGCTACTCCAAAACAAAAGACGGGCCCGTACTCATCGGCATGCTCAACCTCACACAGCTCACGGACACTTTCGGCGACGCCGCGGCACTCATCCGCAAAGTGCAGTCCATTCAGCGCGAACATCTTGCAGATCAGACCGGCTGA
- a CDS encoding AAA family ATPase: MLTSVTLQNFFSFCSKASVPLSPAMNVLVGINGSGKSNFIKALRLLYEGISGDGLRNLIQLEWGGYDQITHARAGSTGVISLTFRFRPRLDNSTQNNGHSPVYAIRLQPQADGTFTVSERITFSQTNGTEELFFESRAGEGLIRNPGGGLVSLTPETGNRAEPARMELRFRALPPESMHPMLVSLRQAIRQFSFYGFFNTSYSSRARLPALPAGHYGERLAFDGRNMSQVLHSIRGYHPDVFQELVSFLRRISPNLRELLFSESKRGVSLRLLEKNLNHSVSVRHISDGTLRYLLYLAIFLNPARGLAVCLDEPESGLHPDMLHTLSEAMTHAVQDGTQLIIATHSPLLLNSFELDDLLVFDKSPENETLVKTVNGDDLSEITGLSLPGQLWLSGYLGGKRW, encoded by the coding sequence ATGCTCACCTCTGTAACCCTCCAAAACTTTTTCAGCTTTTGCAGCAAAGCTTCCGTTCCGCTAAGCCCGGCCATGAACGTGCTTGTGGGCATCAACGGCAGCGGCAAATCCAACTTTATCAAGGCGCTGCGCTTGCTGTATGAAGGTATTTCGGGGGATGGCCTCAGAAACCTGATCCAGCTTGAGTGGGGTGGTTATGATCAGATCACGCATGCGCGCGCGGGCAGCACCGGCGTTATCAGCCTCACCTTCCGGTTCCGGCCCCGGCTTGACAACAGCACCCAAAACAACGGGCACAGTCCGGTTTACGCCATCAGGCTTCAGCCGCAGGCCGACGGAACCTTTACCGTATCAGAGCGCATCACCTTTTCGCAGACCAATGGCACGGAAGAGCTTTTTTTCGAGTCCCGGGCCGGTGAAGGTCTGATCCGGAATCCCGGCGGCGGACTTGTCAGCCTCACGCCGGAAACCGGTAACCGCGCAGAGCCGGCACGGATGGAACTGCGCTTTCGGGCCCTTCCGCCCGAAAGCATGCATCCTATGCTTGTCAGTCTCCGGCAGGCCATCCGGCAATTCAGTTTCTATGGCTTCTTCAACACCTCCTACAGCAGCCGCGCGCGCCTGCCCGCACTGCCTGCCGGTCACTATGGAGAGCGACTTGCCTTCGACGGACGCAACATGTCACAAGTGCTTCACAGCATTCGGGGCTATCATCCGGATGTTTTTCAGGAACTTGTAAGCTTTCTCAGGCGCATCAGCCCCAACCTGCGCGAACTTCTTTTTAGTGAGAGCAAGCGGGGCGTCAGCCTTCGCCTGCTCGAAAAAAACCTGAATCACAGTGTTTCGGTACGCCACATTTCCGACGGAACCCTGCGCTACCTGCTGTATCTCGCCATTTTCCTGAACCCCGCCCGCGGGCTCGCGGTCTGCCTCGACGAACCCGAAAGCGGCCTGCATCCCGACATGCTCCATACCCTGAGCGAAGCCATGACGCATGCCGTGCAGGACGGCACTCAGCTCATTATCGCCACCCATTCGCCCCTGCTGCTCAACTCGTTCGAGCTCGACGACCTGCTCGTTTTCGACAAAAGCCCTGAAAATGAGACCCTTGTCAAAACCGTGAACGGCGACGACCTCAGCGAGATCACGGGGCTCAGCCTGCCGGGTCAGCTGTGGCTCAGCGGCTACCTCGGGGGCAAGCGATGGTAA
- the tsaE gene encoding tRNA (adenosine(37)-N6)-threonylcarbamoyltransferase complex ATPase subunit type 1 TsaE: MKNEIYTSSSPEETLSLGAKLALKAASGDVICLYGDLGAGKTHFVKGFASALGIPPAEVDSPTFVLIQEYEGSLPLYHFDAYRIESLDEARRLGMEEYFYGDGICLIEWPGRIAGILPDTRTEVHFTHTGPNERRVQVLHKY, encoded by the coding sequence ATGAAAAACGAGATTTATACCAGTTCATCCCCTGAAGAGACCCTATCCCTTGGCGCTAAACTCGCCCTTAAAGCGGCATCCGGCGATGTCATCTGCCTTTACGGAGACCTTGGCGCCGGTAAAACCCACTTCGTCAAAGGCTTCGCTTCCGCACTCGGCATCCCGCCCGCTGAAGTAGACTCCCCTACTTTCGTCCTCATTCAGGAATACGAAGGAAGCCTGCCGCTCTACCACTTCGACGCCTATCGCATTGAGAGCCTTGACGAAGCCCGCCGCCTCGGCATGGAAGAATATTTCTACGGCGACGGAATCTGCCTCATAGAATGGCCCGGGCGCATTGCCGGAATTCTGCCCGATACGCGCACCGAAGTACATTTCACGCATACCGGTCCGAATGAACGCCGCGTTCAGGTGCTTCACAAATACTGA
- a CDS encoding monovalent cation/H+ antiporter complex subunit F → MLDTVLIITFAALSLSLVAGMIRLLIGPSLPDRVVALDLIAYIVIAFIATYCIHTGTSDFIDAAIVVALIAFLGTTAFARYVLKAGRPSTNDEI, encoded by the coding sequence ATACTCGACACGGTACTTATCATCACATTTGCGGCACTCAGCCTATCCCTGGTAGCGGGCATGATACGCCTGCTGATTGGGCCAAGCCTGCCCGACCGTGTTGTTGCACTTGACCTGATTGCCTACATCGTAATCGCATTTATTGCGACCTACTGCATCCATACCGGAACGTCGGATTTTATTGATGCGGCGATTGTAGTAGCCCTCATTGCATTTTTGGGCACAACGGCTTTCGCCCGCTACGTGCTGAAAGCCGGACGCCCCTCAACCAACGATGAGATATGA
- the mnhG gene encoding monovalent cation/H(+) antiporter subunit G produces the protein MITELIIAFFLLAGSFFVIVASIGVLRLPDLMMKMHASTKAGTLGAGLILVAVGISFDEISVLTRIVATIIFLLLTAPVAAHLIGRAAYYTGIELWEGTIVDEMNRNGEMSESEASRNATAAQDDAKLNRNVSES, from the coding sequence ATGATTACTGAACTGATAATCGCCTTCTTTCTGCTTGCAGGAAGCTTTTTTGTGATTGTGGCCTCCATCGGGGTTTTAAGGCTTCCGGATCTGATGATGAAGATGCACGCTTCCACCAAAGCCGGTACCCTCGGGGCAGGCTTAATTTTGGTGGCTGTGGGCATTTCATTTGATGAGATTTCGGTGCTTACCCGCATTGTCGCAACCATCATCTTCCTGCTGTTAACTGCACCTGTGGCGGCGCACCTGATCGGCCGCGCAGCCTACTACACCGGCATTGAGCTTTGGGAGGGAACCATTGTGGATGAAATGAACCGCAATGGGGAAATGTCCGAATCTGAAGCCTCCCGCAATGCAACTGCGGCACAAGATGACGCCAAACTGAACCGTAACGTTTCTGAATCCTGA